One Candidatus Methylacidithermus pantelleriae genomic window carries:
- the modB gene encoding molybdate ABC transporter permease subunit — MEWQALGVSLRLATGTSLLLVALGIPLAYWISFGRGWGRKLVEAAVTLPLFLPPTVLGFFLLSWMGPHGWMGRLVAGISGQPLAFRFSGLVLASCLYSLPFGVLPLVIAFRGMDRAYWEASRTLGVGPWETFLRVILPLSWPAVFLSAVLTFAHTMGEFGVALMVGGNIPGKTRTLSIALYDCVEALEFRTAQEIAFWLLGISVLVLWVTFWLQERSIQSGKKALLP, encoded by the coding sequence ATGGAATGGCAAGCGCTAGGGGTCAGCCTGCGACTAGCTACAGGCACCTCTCTCTTGCTTGTAGCTCTCGGCATCCCCCTTGCCTACTGGATCTCTTTCGGGCGGGGCTGGGGAAGGAAGCTCGTCGAGGCTGCCGTTACCTTGCCCCTCTTCTTGCCACCGACCGTGCTCGGGTTTTTTCTCCTTTCCTGGATGGGTCCCCACGGGTGGATGGGGCGCCTCGTCGCAGGGATCTCAGGACAGCCTCTTGCCTTTCGATTTTCGGGACTGGTGCTGGCCTCCTGCCTGTACAGCCTGCCCTTTGGCGTGCTCCCTTTGGTCATTGCCTTTCGAGGGATGGACCGTGCCTATTGGGAAGCTTCGCGCACCCTTGGGGTTGGGCCCTGGGAGACGTTTCTCCGGGTCATCCTTCCACTGAGTTGGCCTGCAGTCTTTCTTTCGGCCGTTCTCACCTTTGCTCATACCATGGGAGAGTTTGGGGTGGCGCTGATGGTCGGGGGAAACATTCCTGGAAAAACGCGTACGCTTTCGATTGCGCTTTACGACTGCGTGGAAGCGCTGGAGTTCCGGACGGCCCAAGAGATTGCCTTCTGGCTCCTAGGGATCTCCGTGTTGGTCCTATGGGTGACGTTTTGGCTTCAGGAGCGGTCAATTCAAAGCGGCAAAAAAGCCCTTCTCCCGTAA
- the modA gene encoding molybdate ABC transporter substrate-binding protein translates to MRRENGPGRRIFRCLLVVLGLAAATLFFVPASPVQADSPKVLVAAAANLRPVLGELAAAFSRRGLPCRIEPVFGASGILCTEILEGASFDLFLSADRSYPQRLAEKGLGRPNQVFIYAYGQLALWVGKWTGVSMGRPEEVLLDRRIGRIALANPSHAPYGCAALVALDQAGLTEKIRDKLVYAEDVTGAMSLALSRAVEAALVPLSVAREARREGWYTVWSAAGIPRVEQGGIILSGSVCARAFRDFLLSSEGQAILERHGYLRVKETKRGA, encoded by the coding sequence ATGCGGCGTGAAAACGGTCCGGGGAGAAGGATCTTCCGGTGTCTCCTTGTGGTGTTGGGACTCGCGGCAGCGACGCTTTTTTTTGTTCCTGCCTCCCCCGTGCAGGCTGACTCCCCGAAGGTCCTAGTTGCAGCGGCAGCTAACCTCCGCCCGGTCCTTGGGGAATTGGCTGCGGCCTTTAGTCGGAGAGGGCTTCCGTGTCGGATCGAACCGGTCTTTGGAGCTTCGGGGATCCTCTGCACTGAGATTCTCGAGGGCGCCTCGTTTGATCTTTTCCTCAGCGCCGACCGTAGTTACCCGCAGCGCCTGGCTGAAAAAGGGTTGGGTCGTCCGAACCAGGTTTTCATCTATGCGTACGGACAACTGGCCTTATGGGTAGGGAAGTGGACAGGCGTCTCGATGGGTCGCCCAGAGGAAGTTCTTTTGGATCGGCGGATCGGTCGGATTGCCTTGGCCAATCCCTCGCACGCCCCGTACGGGTGCGCCGCTCTTGTTGCGCTGGACCAGGCCGGCCTTACTGAAAAGATCCGTGACAAGCTGGTTTATGCAGAGGATGTCACCGGGGCGATGAGCCTCGCCCTCAGCCGGGCGGTGGAAGCAGCCCTTGTGCCCCTGTCTGTAGCAAGGGAAGCTCGAAGGGAGGGTTGGTACACGGTTTGGTCCGCCGCTGGGATTCCCAGGGTTGAACAGGGTGGCATTATCCTTTCGGGCAGTGTGTGTGCGCGTGCCTTTCGAGATTTTCTCCTTTCATCCGAAGGACAAGCCATCTTGGAACGGCACGGATATCTACGGGTAAAAGAAACCAAACGAGGAGCGTGA
- a CDS encoding ABC transporter ATP-binding protein: protein MGDVLASGAVNSKRQKSPSPVSRVELVFAYSEGFRLEVDLPLPDGPGEVLGIFGPVGAGKTTLLRCLAGLAEPLQGQVVFRGKRWWQSGQRRRGIAVEMRGIGWVPAKPVLFPHLSVEHNIAYGLRRWPSKEREKRVEKLLELFGLAKLRKRAPRELSSGQAQLVCLARSVAPRPSLLLLDEPFAALDPRMRPEIRWRLGTLLAEEGIPAVMVSHQLEDMAALADRVVLLQEGRACFFGGIQEAFWQTIEEKWGIMPEDMGNVLFGRVTERTQDLAKIEVGGTELLGPDPGGLSRWCAAVFPSSGLPLASSGNTTGLGDANQLAGTVSELRFRGSFCEVRLDCGFFLHARLTRQEAEALGLSVGSHVGIAIPVASIKIIPRGRLPREQVFGG, encoded by the coding sequence ATGGGTGACGTTTTGGCTTCAGGAGCGGTCAATTCAAAGCGGCAAAAAAGCCCTTCTCCCGTAAGCCGGGTTGAGCTGGTTTTTGCTTATTCGGAAGGGTTTCGGCTGGAGGTGGATCTTCCTCTGCCCGATGGACCAGGGGAAGTTCTTGGGATCTTCGGGCCGGTGGGTGCGGGAAAGACGACGCTCCTGCGCTGCCTGGCGGGATTAGCCGAACCGTTGCAAGGCCAGGTTGTTTTCCGGGGCAAAAGATGGTGGCAAAGCGGGCAGAGACGCAGAGGGATCGCAGTGGAAATGCGGGGCATTGGATGGGTGCCTGCCAAGCCCGTTCTATTCCCGCATCTTTCGGTCGAACACAATATCGCGTACGGGCTACGCAGATGGCCATCCAAGGAAAGGGAAAAGCGGGTTGAGAAGCTTCTGGAACTTTTTGGCCTGGCAAAACTTCGCAAGCGTGCCCCTCGCGAACTTTCTTCTGGGCAGGCTCAGCTTGTCTGCCTCGCGCGATCCGTGGCTCCCCGCCCTTCTCTTCTTCTGCTCGATGAGCCCTTTGCCGCTTTGGATCCTCGCATGCGGCCGGAGATACGCTGGCGTCTTGGGACGCTTTTGGCTGAGGAAGGGATACCCGCAGTTATGGTGAGTCACCAGTTGGAGGACATGGCGGCACTTGCGGATCGGGTGGTACTCCTGCAGGAGGGAAGAGCCTGTTTTTTCGGAGGGATCCAGGAGGCTTTTTGGCAAACAATAGAGGAAAAATGGGGGATCATGCCGGAGGATATGGGGAACGTCCTTTTTGGAAGAGTTACGGAGCGGACGCAAGATCTGGCAAAAATCGAGGTCGGAGGGACGGAATTGCTTGGGCCGGATCCCGGCGGTCTGAGTCGATGGTGTGCCGCAGTTTTCCCATCGAGCGGGCTTCCACTGGCATCATCCGGAAACACGACGGGTTTGGGGGACGCGAACCAGCTGGCCGGGACAGTGAGTGAGTTACGGTTCCGCGGTTCTTTCTGCGAGGTAAGGCTTGATTGCGGGTTTTTCCTTCACGCTCGCCTTACGCGGCAGGAGGCCGAAGCTCTTGGCCTTTCGGTTGGATCTCACGTGGGCATAGCCATCCCGGTTGCTTCCATAAAAATCATCCCGCGCGGCCGGCTCCCGCGGGAGCAGGTTTTCGGAGGGTAG